Proteins from one Alysiella filiformis genomic window:
- the xerD gene encoding site-specific tyrosine recombinase XerD: protein MNDHDLIDLLLEHLWLQERLSQNTLDAYRRDLHKIAQRLHAEQLHFLTANRQQLAAAIYTPHEEARSQSRALSACKRLYRWLAETAQRHDNPTRELKTIQTGQTLPQIITETQIDDLLNAPDTSSTHGLRDKALLELMYATGLRVSEAVGVRLNEIHLNNGLVNTIGKGNKQRIVPLGEEAAYWIDKYVQQSRPQLLKDVPCDELFVSQKKGGMTRQLAWLIVKNYAQQVGINHLSPHSLRHAFATHLVNHGADLRTVQMLLGHADISTTQIYTHVANERLKNVVLQFHPRA from the coding sequence ATGAACGACCATGACCTCATTGATTTATTATTGGAACATTTGTGGCTGCAAGAACGCCTGTCGCAAAACACGCTGGACGCATACCGCCGCGATTTACACAAAATCGCCCAACGCTTGCACGCCGAACAATTGCATTTTCTCACCGCCAATCGTCAGCAACTGGCAGCCGCCATTTACACGCCCCACGAAGAAGCCCGTTCGCAAAGTCGCGCCCTATCCGCCTGCAAGCGCCTGTATCGCTGGCTGGCTGAAACCGCCCAACGCCACGACAACCCCACCCGTGAACTCAAAACCATTCAAACAGGGCAAACGCTGCCACAAATCATCACCGAAACGCAAATTGACGATTTGCTCAACGCCCCCGACACCAGCAGCACACATGGTTTACGCGATAAAGCCTTGTTGGAATTGATGTATGCCACAGGTTTACGCGTCAGCGAAGCCGTGGGTGTGCGCCTGAATGAAATCCATTTAAACAATGGTTTGGTCAATACCATCGGCAAGGGCAACAAGCAGCGCATCGTGCCTTTGGGCGAAGAAGCCGCATATTGGATAGACAAATATGTGCAACAATCGCGTCCACAATTATTGAAAGATGTGCCGTGTGATGAGTTGTTTGTCAGCCAAAAAAAGGGCGGCATGACGCGCCAACTGGCTTGGTTGATTGTGAAAAATTATGCGCAACAAGTGGGCATTAACCATTTGTCGCCCCACAGTTTGCGCCACGCTTTTGCCACCCATTTGGTCAATCACGGGGCAGATTTGCGTACGGTACAAATGCTGTTGGGGCATGCCGATATTTCCACCACGCAAATTTACACCCACGTTGCCAATGAACGCTTGAAAAATGTGGTGTTACAATTTCACCCACGCGCCTGA